From the genome of Pelosinus fermentans DSM 17108:
ATCCGTCTAAATTAAAAGCCATGGGTAAAATGGCCGGCAGTGATGCTGCAATGACGAAAGCGAATTACCAAGATAAGCAGATGGAAGCCTATGCTGCGGCGAAAACTGCCTATTATGATCTGTTATATGCTGATAAAGCTTTAGAAATCGGCAAGGAAAATCAGCAGCTCATGGGCCAGCTGGTACAGATTGCTCAGGTTAACTATTCTACTGGAATGGTACCTCTGCAAGATACCTTGCGGGCTCAAACTGAATTTTCTAAGATGACTACTGACCTTTTGAGCATGACATCTATGGCGGCAGTAGCAAAAGCGAAAGTCAATACTGTTATCGGCCGTAAAGCCGACACCCCCTTCACAGTGAAAGAAGAGTTCAGTGCTCCGCCTCCTGACTTTGACTTGACCACCCTGCAGACAGAAGCCCAGGCTGAAAAACCAGCTGTTGTTGGCATGGAACAGCAAGTGGAGATGGCAAAGAATGGTGTGGAATTGGCAAAAAAGCAGCAGCTGCCAGATTATCAATTCAGCATTGGCTACAAAGATAGAAAACAAACGATGATGAGTGCGACACCTGATACCTGGAAAATGGAAGTTATGGTCATGCTGCCTATTTGGCAGGGGAAAAATAAAGCAGAAATTAAATCTGCTGCAGCTAGTTTGGAAGCAGCTCAGGCTTCATTGGCTACTATGCAGAGTATGACAGAGCTGGATTTGCAGATGGCACTGACTGAAGCGCAGTCTGCCTGGCGCCAGATCGACCTGTATAAGAATACCGTAATTCCCCAAGCGGAGCAAACCTATCAAGCCGGAGTTGTGAGCTATACCAATGGTAAAGTGGATTTTATGGCTGTCCTGGATAGTCTAAATGCTCTTCGCAATGTGCGATTGGATTACTATAAAGCTCGCGTGAATTATGAGAAAGCAGTGGCAGATCTGGAAAAAGCGGTAGGAAGACCTTTATTTACGAGCGGAACCCAGCCATAATGTGCAAGCAAAAGGAGAGGACAGCATGATTGAAAAACTACAGGCTAAGAAGAAGATGATCATAGGTGTGACAGCGGGTGTTCTAGTATTTGGCGGTGGCGGTTACTATTATGCTGCGCAGCACGCAAAGCCGACTGTAGATCATACCGGTCATCAGACAACGACTCCGGTTATGGCTATGGGTGATACCGTTACCTTAGATGCCAAGGCTAGGCAATTGTCCGGAGTGCAAACGGCCCAGGCAGTCGTAAAAGATATTATGAAGGAAATTAAGACCACGGGCAAACTTGCTATGAATGAAAGTGGACGCACGTATCTTACCTCCCGGGTGGAAGGGCGGGTTGATGAACTATATGTGACTGCTGACGGCGAATATATTGCCCCGGGGCAGGCCATCGCCGCTGTATACAGTCCAACCTATATTGCGACCCAGGAAGAATATTTACTAACGCTGGAAAATGTGCAGAAGCTGCAAAACGCTGGCAAAGATGTAGTTCAGATCAATAATCGTCTGCGGGATGCGGCAAAGCGCAAACTACAGCTGTTAAATGTGCCAGACAGTGAGATTGCTCATCTGGAACATACCCGAACACCCAAGGATCATATGATCATCTATGCCCAGTTTGGCGGCACGGTTTTGGAAAAACAGCTGCTGCCAGGAGCATTCATTATGCCGGGGGATAAAATGTACAGTTTATCGGATTTATCCACTCTTTGGCTGTATATCGATATTTATGAAAAGGATATAGCAGGCATTAAACTAGGTCAAAGAGTTGCAGTGACCAGTGGTGCCTATCCGGGAGAAGCTTTTAGCGGACAAGTGACCTTTATTAATCCGGTGCTGGATGATGCCACCAGAACAGTGAAAGTTCGGGTGGAGATGAGTAATCCTGGGGGCAGGCTGAAGCCCAATATGTTTGTTAATGCCAATGTTCAACTGCCTTTAGGGGACAGCGTGGTGATACCGGAATCCAGCATATTAGACTCCGGCAGCCGTAAGATTGTTTTTGTCGCTCAAAGTGAAGATACATTTGTTAAACGGGATGTAGTCACGGGGCAATATGCTGATGGCTATGTTCAAATTTTCTCTGGACTGCAGGCAGGTGAAACAGTAGTCACAGCCGCCACTTTCCTCATTGATTCCCAAACGAAATTAGGCAGCTTTGGCTCTCATGCCGGTCACGGTGGCGGGGCCGCTAAAGAGACGAGCGCACCAGCACCTGTGAATGGTACAAATAGCGGCGCGGCTGCTCCGGCACCTGCTTCCGGGAGTGAACACAGCGGCCATGGTGGTCAGTAAGGAGGGGCAACATGCTGAATCAATTAATCGAATTTTCCTTGAAAAACCGCGTGATTATTCTGGTATTATCTGCACTAGTCATTGTCTGGGGAATCTTCGTTGTACGGGATACCCCCATCGATGCTTTTCCTGATCTGAGTGAAAATCAGGTGCTTGTCTCGGCAGACTGGATGGGGCGTGGACCTCAGGAAATCCAGGACCAAGTCACGTATCCATTAGAGACTGCCTTGCGTGGGCTGCCTAAGGTGAAAGAAGTGCGCTCGGCTTCCTCATTCGGGATGTCGCTTATAACCGTCATCTTTGAAGACGGTGTAGAGCCTTACTTTGCCCGTCAAGTCGTAAATGAAAAAGTCCAGCAAGCCATTCCTCAATTGCCCCGGGGTGTGCAGCCAGCCTTAGGACCAGTCAGCACGCCGATGGGGCAGGTATTCATGTATACCATAGAAAGCGATCGTCATAATCTGGCAGATCTGCGTACGGTTGAGGATTTTACCATCAAGCAGCAGCTCAGTGCGGTGCCGGGAGTTGCGGAAGTGGCCAGCATCGGCGGTTATGTGATGCAGTATCAAATCAATCTTGATCCTCATCTTCTGCAAAACTACCGGATTACTTTCAACCAGGTATTTGGTGCTCTTGGTGCCAACAACGCTAATATTGGTGCGAAGGTTGTCGAGCAAAACGGTCAGGAATTTATTATTCGCGGGTTGGGATTAATCCAATCTCCAGATGATATTAAGAATATTGTGATCTCGCAAAATAACAATGTACCCATTTACATCAAGGATGTAGCCAACGTAACTGCTGGACCGGATTTTCGCCGGGGCGTGCTAACCAAATCTGGTTATGAAGCGGCTGGAGGGATTGTGATTCAGCGCATGGGCGAAAACACCCTGGACGTGATTGATCAGGTGAAATCCAAGATTGCTGAAATCGAGCCGTCATTACCGGAAGGTATGCGGATTGTACCATTTTATGACCAGACGGATCTGGTAAAAAAAGCAGTCAATACGCTGACCCGGGCATTAATTGAAGAATTTATTTTAGTCTCTATCATTGTCATTCTCTTTTTAGGGAATGTCCGGTCCAGCCTGATCGTGACCAGTGCCATTCCCATTGGTATTTTGATTGCGCTGATTGCCATGAAACAAATTCATCTGTCGGCTAACCTAATGTCTCTTGGCGGCATTGCCATTGGAATTGGTGTCATGACAGATGCTGCGATTGTTATGGTGGAAAATATTTATCGCCATTTGGCGGAGGACGGCGGGCGGCGCAGCATTGTGGATGTGACCCTGGAAGCGGCAAAGGAAGTAGCCGCACCTATCTTCTTTTCCATTACGATTATCATTGTTACCTTCCTGCCCGTATTTACGATGACTGGGACAGAGGGCAAGATGTATACCCCAATGGCCTGGGCGAAATCCTTTGCCATGAGCGGGTCACTGCTGCTGGCTTTCACTTTGGTGCCTGTGTTGTGCACTTTGCTGCTCAAAGGGAAAATTCAGGAAAAGGATACCTGGATTGTTGCCAAACTGCATCGATGGTATGTACCGACTTTGAAATCAGTACTAAAACACAGTAAAATCACGATTAGTATCGCCGTCGTCGTAATGCTGGCCGGATTTTCTCTGCTGCCTTTCATTGGCACTACCTTCATGCCGGAATTGGATGAAGGAACGTTTCTGGTCATGCCGACCATGCTGCCCAGCGTGTCCTTAACTGAGGCGCTTGAAGCGGCTAAAACCATGGATAAAGTCATCATGGATATCCCGGAAATCGACATGTCTGTAGGGAAGGTTGGTCGTGCTGAGTCGGCTATGGACCCGGCACCGATTAGTATGATTGAAACGATTGTCACACTAAAACCGAAAGAGCAATGGCGGGACGGCATGACAAAACAAAAAATTGAACAAGAAATGATGGTTAAACTTGCCAATATGCCTGGGCTTAATTTTGCCTTTACCCAGCCTATTGCCGGACGGTTGTCCATGCTGACAACGGGAGTTCGTACGGAACTAGGTATTAAACTTTATGGAGAAGACCTGCAGGTACTGCAGCAAAAAGCCTTCGATATTGAAAAGGCACTGGCTGCTGTGCCAGGAGTCAGTGATCTGCTGGCGGAACGAGTTTTTGGCGCTTCCTATCTAGAGATTCAAGTTAACCGGGAAAAAGCGGCCCGATATGGTCTTAACATTGCTGATGTGGAGGATGCCATTGAATTGGCAGTAGGAGGTAAAAATGCCACTACTACCATTGAAGGACGCAAGCGCTTTAACGTCCTGGTGCGTTACAATCGGGAAAATCGGGAATCCATTGATGCAATGGAGAATATTCTCATTCCAGTAACGACTGGCGGTGCGTCGGCAAAAAGCAGCGGCGGAATGGACCCGGGTATGGGTGGCGGCGCAACTGCTGCAGCGGCACCGGCTAGCGGTGCTTATGTACAGCTTGGTGAAGTAGCCCAGTTCCAGGTCGTGGACGGTCCATCGATGATCAGCAGTGAAAATGGGGTCTATCGAATGATTGTTCAGATGAATACCCGGGGACGGGATGTGGTAAGTTTTGTGAATGAGGCCAACCAAGTCATTAAGGAAAAAGTCGACTTGCCTCCGGGTTATTCTTTAAAGTGGACTGGTCAGTATGAAAATCAGCAGCGGGCGAAAGATCGACTTTCTTTAGTAGTGCCGGCGGTTATCGTACTCACATTCTTCTTGCTTTATATGACCTTTAAGTCTGCCAGCGATGCTTTCCTCATTTTGATGAACATTCCCTTCTCTTTAGTGGGTGGTATTGTAGCTATGTATGTTACTGGCACCTACATGACAGTAGCTGCAGCTGTCGGTTTTATTGCTCTCTTTGGAATTGCTGTGCAAAATGGGGTCATCATGGTTACCTATATTAAACATCTGCGGGATCACCGAACCTTGGAAGAAGCTATCACCGAGGGTGCATTTACCCGCTTGCGCCCGGTTATGATTACCGCATTGGTTGCGAGTTTAGGATTATTTCCATTACTCTTTGCCACAGGGACTGGTGCCGAGGTACAGCGGCCAATGGCTACCGTTGTTGTTGGGGGATTGGTTACTTCCACCATATTGACATTGATCGTGCTGCCTTGCATCTATCTGGTGTGGAACCAATGGCAAGAGCGCAGGAATTCAGCTATTTCTAGCAAATCCCATACTACTGAGTAGAGGCCATTAATGACAAGAGCAAAGCTGTGGTGGGGTAAATGCTTCACCACAGCAAACAGGAAATATAAAAACAATGACAATATTGGAGGTTTTAGATTATGAAAAAAAGTAAAGTACTCTTTGCCATGCTGGCTATTATTGCAGTTATTTCTCTAGTGGCGGGGTGTGGATCGAGTGAAAAAACAACTCAGCCGACAACTGCCAGTCAAGAGCAGGCAGCTGGTCATGAAGGGCACAGCGCAGCAATGCCAAAGGAAGATCCTATGCCGATGATGAAGGATTTGGATAAATCCTTACAGGATGTGGTCAAACAAGCCAAGGCTGGACAGACGATGGATGCGCAAAAGAGTGCAGCACAACTCGTCAGTACTGTGGAAAAAATTGTGCCTCATATGATGGATGCCAATTTAAAAGACAGTTTGCGCAAAGCGGCAGGTGACATCAAAAATACTGTTAACGCCGGAAAAATGGACCCGAGTGCCATTGAAGGTAAAGTAAAGACCATGCAGGAGATTATGAAATCAACGACATCCCACTTACAGACCATGCAGCACTAAAAAAGTTGTCTGGGGAGGAGAAGTCGAGCATGAAAAAATGGATAGCTTTACTATGTATCGGAATTGTTTTTAATAGCACAGGAGTGGTTCAGGCTTCTCCAATCTCTGGCTATAGCCAGTTTATGCAGTCACTGGATTCCATAGTAGCAGGTGCTGTTATGCCGATAGCGGATGAGCAGCACCTGGCAGCTCGATCTTCGATTTCACCTATGGTGCTGCCGGGTCAAGCAGCACGACTATTGGCTGTTGCCAGTGGCATGCTTGGCCAGTCGGTAGTGTGGGGAGGAGCTTCACCAGCCCAGGGGTTTGACTGCTCCGGATTGGTGCAATATGTGTACCGGCAAGGGGGAATCAATTTGCCTCGTACTGCCGATCTACAGTTTTTAGTTGGCAGAAGCGTGCCGCCAGCTTCCCTGCAGCCAGGAGATTTAGTGTATTTTACTACCTATGAACCAGGCGCATCTCATGTAGGAATTTTTATCGGCAGGGACAAATTTATTCATACCTCTTTTTCAAAAGGTGTCGTCGCCATTGGTGACATGAATGATTCTTATTTTGTGCAGCGCTATTATGGTGCAAAGCGTGTGCTCTAAAGAAGATATAAAGAAACCACTCTATCGATTATGATAGAGTGGTTTTTATGTATAGAAATTTATGTTTATTGCTTAGAAACACCATCAATTCTAGTGTGAACTACATCATCCTCAATCCAGCCTTCCACCGTATGACCGCCGATGATCTTTTTACTATAGTGTGTAGGATTGTGATCAATCACTGTATATTGCCGGCTGTTGCTGCTTCCGCTTGCAATTGTTTCAAGATCTTTATTGATGGTATAGGAATTGGTGATAACTCCGTCAACTTTGGTACTGACAACGCTATCGTTAGCCCATGATTCCACGGTATGATTGCCCACAGCTTTTTTATTATAATGGGTAGGATTGTGGTCGATTACCGTATAGCTTCGGCTGTTTTTGCTTCCGCTTATGATTGTTTTAAGATCTTTATTGATAGTATAAGATTTAGTGACACCGTCAATTCTGGTACTGACGATATCATTTTTAACCCAGCTCTCCATTGTACGACCGCCGACTATCTGTTTATTATAAAGAGTTGGATTATGATCAATTGTGGCATATTGCCGACTGTTCTCACTGCCGCTGATGATCGTTTCAATGCCCGGCTTAATTGGGTTTATTTCCGGAAGAATTTCATTAGCGGAAACCATATTCACCCCCATTGTATTTAGTAGCAATAAGGATGCAGTTATAAAAGTTTTTTTCATTTTAATTTCCCTCCTAAATCGTATTACCAATATAATACACAAGTTAAATGAATATCTAGTGAAGGATTTGTGAAGAACTTGTGTTATTCTTAAAAACCATAGAATCTTCATAAGAAATCCACAATCTTTGTTTATAATAAGGATGTAGGATATAAATAAAAGTAGTCTCTTGGAATGTTTCATTTGGGACGCAAAGGATAGATTTGTTTTTCCGAGAGTACACTTAACAGGAGGTTGACAATGAAAAAGAAAATGTTAATTATAACAGCACTAGCAGCATTGATTGCGGTGCCAGTTTTCGCGGCTGCCAATGATCAGGCTAAGGAGCAGTGCGGGCCGGCAAATGGCAATCATCAGCAGATGATACAGCAAGCTGTGACAGACGGTACTATTTCCAGCAACGAGGCTGCGACCTTAAATGAAAGCATGGAAAAAGTGGCTCCTATTATGGAGAAAATCAGGAAAAATCGTGGAATGATGCAAAGCGCCGGCAATGACGCAGCGGAAAGCTGCAAATAGAGGAATAGAAAAATCCCTGCCAAATTCTAAGATGAATATGGCAGGGATTTTTCTATTTCTATAACAAATAAGTCCTTATATCTGTTATAGTTCAAAATTACCGCTAGACTCAGGTTGGAAAAGAATTTTATCCACTTTCAACCTTAAGATGCCGTTGGGAATTTTCCAATCCAGTGTATCCCCGACCCGGTATCCTAAGATCGCTGTCCCGATAGGTGCCAATACTGAAATTTTATCTTCGGCTATATTAGCTTCATCCGGGTACACCAAGGTATAGATCAATTCTTCATCATTATCCAAATCTTTTAATACTACCTGAGAATGCATTGTGATGACATCGGCAGGAATCTCTTCCGGCTGTGTGACAACTGCTCGTTCCAGCTCATAGGTCAGATCGTCCAGGTAGTCTTTATTACCTGGCTGAAATTCCTCTTCCAATACAATTAGCCTTTGCAGTTTCTTCTTGTCCAAATTAGTAATAAAAATTTCTTTTGAAATGGTTAGCAGCTCCTTTATAATAAAATTTGCAGAATTAATTGATAACTTTGCATAAAGAAGATATGATTCAAAGGGAGTGTTAACTCACACTTACATAAGGTGGAGTCTTAGATCGGTTTAGTCATCGCATAAACATACAGCGACTACCGTTAATATGATAGCCGCTAATCAGATGAATTTATAAAAAGGTTAAAAACCTCTACTTCATTGTGACATATTTTGTACAATAAGTAAAGTGGTGGTCGATAGAACGGGTACCTAACTATTAAAGTATGAGAAGCAAAGAGAAATCAGTATGAATCTTCTAGGATTGAATTTATAATAAATGTAATATAAATAGAACGATGGGTGGTAAGAGGGGGGAAAGACATGGAATTGAAGAAAGGGAATGTGCCTTTAGTAGGTCCGGAGATCGAAAAGCTAGATCTTGTGAATCGGGCAGAATCTTGTGCTATTACATTACAAAAATTGGTACATCATTTAGAAGCCATACGCATTACTGAGTATTTAGAAATGTTAGAAAAACCCAAGAAAATCATTATAAATAATTTTCTGGCGGGGATTGCGCGAGGGTTGGGGATGGCTGTAGGAGCCAGTGTAATCTTTGCTATCACAATTGAAATGCTGCGAAGGTTTGTATTGTTTAATATGTTTGGACTGGGAAGCTTCATGGCAGAATTTATGAAAATAATTGATGCACAAAAGTGAAATCATTGCAAGACCTTGGCTTGGATGAGCAGGAAAAGGTTTTGTAAATGATTTGCAAGGGAGAAGAACCATGAAAAAAAATATTGTAATCATCGGTACAGGAGGTACTATTGCTGGCAAAGCTTCTTCTGCAACGGAGACATTGCATTATACTTCGGCGATTCTATCTGTGAATAGTCTGATTCACGAAATTCCAGAAATCCATAAGATTGTCCATGTTACAGGAGAGCAGCTTTCGCAAATTGACAGCTGTGATATGACCTGTGGTATATGGCTGCAATTAGCAGCACGTGTGAATGAACTGTTAGCGTCTAATAAAGTGGATGGAATCGTTATTACTCATGGCACTGATACGTTAGAGGAAACCGCATATTTTTTGAATTTGGTAATCCAAAGCCAGAAACCAGTAGTACTGGTTGGTGCTATGCGGCCTGTTACTGCCATGAGTGCTGATGGTCCGATGAATCTTTATAATGCAGTTACTCTTGCAGCCAATGATAAATCCATTGGTAAAGGCGTGCTGGTTGCTCTAAATGATACCGTGAATTGCAGCCGCGAAGTTACCAAAACAAATACGATGCTGCAGGATAGTTTTCAAGCTCCAGATTTGGGATATCTGGGGTATATACAGGGCGGAATTCCTTATTTTTATCGACTTCCAGCACGGAGGCATACACTATGCTCAGAATTTGATTGTAGAGGAATCACTGATCTGCCTAAAGTTGAAATTATTTACGGCTATGTTGACAGCAGTCCGATCATAGCAGAAGCCGCAGTAAAAGCTGGGGCAAAAGGGCTTATTTATGCCGGATTAGGCAATGGAAATATGTCTCAAGATATAAGAAAAGGACTCATCAATATTGAAAAACAAGGTGTTGTTATTGTTAGGAGTACCCGTGTAAGCAGCGGCATCGTGACCCGCAATGGAGCGGTGCATGATGATGAATATCATTTTGTCGTATCCGATACCTTAAGTCCGCAAAAAGCAAGGATACTTCTTATGCTGGCTTTGCTTACCACCAATGATCCCGTGGAAATACAAAGAATGTTTTGGGAGTATTAAGAAATTGAAATTATAAGTTTTAGTGGGAATCTGGAACCGCAGAGAACACAGAGTACGCAGAGAACAGAGAGAGCATTTTTATCCTCTCCATCTTTTCTCTGTGTTCTCTGCGCCTCTGTGGTTCAATTCGTTTTATAGGAAACTGGTCGTTGTAAAAAGATGTTTTGTGTCGAGGAATGTCTAAAGGGGATAGTTAAAACGCTTTTTATTAGATCATTATTATCCATGTGGATAATGGATAATAATTACATAGTGTTATATTGTTATAGAGAGAAGACTATATTTAAGTATGGGCTTTAGACAAGAGGAAATAGTATTCTTTAGATTGCCTTTTACTGCTGTCTTATGAAAAAGGAGAATGGAGCGATGTTTCCTTTTATGCAGACAGATGTAATATTCAGGAAGAGGAAGTTCCTGAGTTGTATCTAGAATCTCTTCAATGGATACGTGTTTTTCTAAAGGAAACTGGCAGCTAGTAAGAAGTGGTATTTGATGCGAAGTAATCAAGCAGCTATACAATATCATAAATGAATATTTGCAAAGTAGGTGAAGGAGGAGAAAATGAAAGACTTTTATTATGATACGACAACTCCTTTACGCAGAAATTATATATTGTCCAGTCCCCTAGTCATCGCGGTCATAGTCTTTTTTCTGGCCGCTGCTTTTGCAACCGGGATCATTTGGCAGCTGGAACAAGATCGTATTAAATTTGCCAGAGTGCGTGCCTATGAGATAGTAAGTGGCTATGCAGATTCAATTAGACACACCAACGAAAGTAGCTTCGCCATCACTCTTTCGCAGCTGGAAAAACAAGGATTTTCCTATGAACTTTGGCGCATCCATTCAGACACAAAGCAAAAAGAGATTATTGTTGCATCTACACCTATTTTAATGGGGGACCCCGTAGAAAGAACTGTGCAAGTATCTAACATAACATGGATACTTAGCGTAACTCCCATCAATGGTTGGGATGATCCTTATGGACTGTCTTTAAAGATGCTGACGGGGCTGATTTTTAGCATATTAGTGGCATGGTTAGCTAAGTTGATCATTGATTTGAAAAGATACAAGGCAGAGCTGGAGTGTCTTGCCTTTTTTGATACGTTAACAGGTCTTCCCAATCGACGTTTATTATATGACCGTCTTAACCAGGCTATCGCCCAGAGTAAGCGAGATAAGAGAATCTTGGCTGTCCGTTATTTAGATCTGGATAATTTTAAATTGGTCAATGATACCTTAGGCCATGAGAGTGGTGATTGTTTGCTAATCGAGGTAACAAAGCGTTTTAGATCCTGCCTGCGAGAGCAGGATACATTAGCACGGATCGGTGGCGATGAATTTGTGCTCCTTTTGCAGAATCTAGAAGAAGCAAATCAGTATAAAGCGGTATTGGAACGTATCTTGAGATCTGCTGCTGACCCGATTATCTTAGGTGATCAACATGTGATGGCATCCATCAGCATCGGTGTTACTTTATATCCCCAGGATGCCGGTGATCCTGCAACCTTATTACAGCACGCCGATGAAGCGATGTATCAGGCAAAACGAGACGGCAAGGGAAAAATCTGCTTGTTTGACAAAGAAAATTCTACATTCAAGAAGTGCTAGTACCTCATCTGCGTTAAAACTATAGATAATTTAGCGAGGATTTTTTGACCTGCAAGGCGG
Proteins encoded in this window:
- a CDS encoding TolC family protein, whose amino-acid sequence is MNVGKWFRCKVLSLTAMLVLGIIIPVMAEQAQDTLSLKEIVDTAVKNNPAVIESQKRWEEKEARIPLAKAWTNPQFGIMKDDIPKSSLNPFDAMMTEYTFTQDIMNPSKLKAMGKMAGSDAAMTKANYQDKQMEAYAAAKTAYYDLLYADKALEIGKENQQLMGQLVQIAQVNYSTGMVPLQDTLRAQTEFSKMTTDLLSMTSMAAVAKAKVNTVIGRKADTPFTVKEEFSAPPPDFDLTTLQTEAQAEKPAVVGMEQQVEMAKNGVELAKKQQLPDYQFSIGYKDRKQTMMSATPDTWKMEVMVMLPIWQGKNKAEIKSAAASLEAAQASLATMQSMTELDLQMALTEAQSAWRQIDLYKNTVIPQAEQTYQAGVVSYTNGKVDFMAVLDSLNALRNVRLDYYKARVNYEKAVADLEKAVGRPLFTSGTQP
- a CDS encoding DUF5665 domain-containing protein encodes the protein MELKKGNVPLVGPEIEKLDLVNRAESCAITLQKLVHHLEAIRITEYLEMLEKPKKIIINNFLAGIARGLGMAVGASVIFAITIEMLRRFVLFNMFGLGSFMAEFMKIIDAQK
- a CDS encoding efflux RND transporter periplasmic adaptor subunit, with translation MIEKLQAKKKMIIGVTAGVLVFGGGGYYYAAQHAKPTVDHTGHQTTTPVMAMGDTVTLDAKARQLSGVQTAQAVVKDIMKEIKTTGKLAMNESGRTYLTSRVEGRVDELYVTADGEYIAPGQAIAAVYSPTYIATQEEYLLTLENVQKLQNAGKDVVQINNRLRDAAKRKLQLLNVPDSEIAHLEHTRTPKDHMIIYAQFGGTVLEKQLLPGAFIMPGDKMYSLSDLSTLWLYIDIYEKDIAGIKLGQRVAVTSGAYPGEAFSGQVTFINPVLDDATRTVKVRVEMSNPGGRLKPNMFVNANVQLPLGDSVVIPESSILDSGSRKIVFVAQSEDTFVKRDVVTGQYADGYVQIFSGLQAGETVVTAATFLIDSQTKLGSFGSHAGHGGGAAKETSAPAPVNGTNSGAAAPAPASGSEHSGHGGQ
- a CDS encoding C40 family peptidase gives rise to the protein MKKWIALLCIGIVFNSTGVVQASPISGYSQFMQSLDSIVAGAVMPIADEQHLAARSSISPMVLPGQAARLLAVASGMLGQSVVWGGASPAQGFDCSGLVQYVYRQGGINLPRTADLQFLVGRSVPPASLQPGDLVYFTTYEPGASHVGIFIGRDKFIHTSFSKGVVAIGDMNDSYFVQRYYGAKRVL
- a CDS encoding type II asparaginase → MKKNIVIIGTGGTIAGKASSATETLHYTSAILSVNSLIHEIPEIHKIVHVTGEQLSQIDSCDMTCGIWLQLAARVNELLASNKVDGIVITHGTDTLEETAYFLNLVIQSQKPVVLVGAMRPVTAMSADGPMNLYNAVTLAANDKSIGKGVLVALNDTVNCSREVTKTNTMLQDSFQAPDLGYLGYIQGGIPYFYRLPARRHTLCSEFDCRGITDLPKVEIIYGYVDSSPIIAEAAVKAGAKGLIYAGLGNGNMSQDIRKGLINIEKQGVVIVRSTRVSSGIVTRNGAVHDDEYHFVVSDTLSPQKARILLMLALLTTNDPVEIQRMFWEY
- the rnk gene encoding nucleoside diphosphate kinase regulator; translated protein: MNSANFIIKELLTISKEIFITNLDKKKLQRLIVLEEEFQPGNKDYLDDLTYELERAVVTQPEEIPADVITMHSQVVLKDLDNDEELIYTLVYPDEANIAEDKISVLAPIGTAILGYRVGDTLDWKIPNGILRLKVDKILFQPESSGNFEL
- a CDS encoding efflux RND transporter permease subunit yields the protein MLNQLIEFSLKNRVIILVLSALVIVWGIFVVRDTPIDAFPDLSENQVLVSADWMGRGPQEIQDQVTYPLETALRGLPKVKEVRSASSFGMSLITVIFEDGVEPYFARQVVNEKVQQAIPQLPRGVQPALGPVSTPMGQVFMYTIESDRHNLADLRTVEDFTIKQQLSAVPGVAEVASIGGYVMQYQINLDPHLLQNYRITFNQVFGALGANNANIGAKVVEQNGQEFIIRGLGLIQSPDDIKNIVISQNNNVPIYIKDVANVTAGPDFRRGVLTKSGYEAAGGIVIQRMGENTLDVIDQVKSKIAEIEPSLPEGMRIVPFYDQTDLVKKAVNTLTRALIEEFILVSIIVILFLGNVRSSLIVTSAIPIGILIALIAMKQIHLSANLMSLGGIAIGIGVMTDAAIVMVENIYRHLAEDGGRRSIVDVTLEAAKEVAAPIFFSITIIIVTFLPVFTMTGTEGKMYTPMAWAKSFAMSGSLLLAFTLVPVLCTLLLKGKIQEKDTWIVAKLHRWYVPTLKSVLKHSKITISIAVVVMLAGFSLLPFIGTTFMPELDEGTFLVMPTMLPSVSLTEALEAAKTMDKVIMDIPEIDMSVGKVGRAESAMDPAPISMIETIVTLKPKEQWRDGMTKQKIEQEMMVKLANMPGLNFAFTQPIAGRLSMLTTGVRTELGIKLYGEDLQVLQQKAFDIEKALAAVPGVSDLLAERVFGASYLEIQVNREKAARYGLNIADVEDAIELAVGGKNATTTIEGRKRFNVLVRYNRENRESIDAMENILIPVTTGGASAKSSGGMDPGMGGGATAAAAPASGAYVQLGEVAQFQVVDGPSMISSENGVYRMIVQMNTRGRDVVSFVNEANQVIKEKVDLPPGYSLKWTGQYENQQRAKDRLSLVVPAVIVLTFFLLYMTFKSASDAFLILMNIPFSLVGGIVAMYVTGTYMTVAAAVGFIALFGIAVQNGVIMVTYIKHLRDHRTLEEAITEGAFTRLRPVMITALVASLGLFPLLFATGTGAEVQRPMATVVVGGLVTSTILTLIVLPCIYLVWNQWQERRNSAISSKSHTTE
- a CDS encoding GGDEF domain-containing protein, coding for MKDFYYDTTTPLRRNYILSSPLVIAVIVFFLAAAFATGIIWQLEQDRIKFARVRAYEIVSGYADSIRHTNESSFAITLSQLEKQGFSYELWRIHSDTKQKEIIVASTPILMGDPVERTVQVSNITWILSVTPINGWDDPYGLSLKMLTGLIFSILVAWLAKLIIDLKRYKAELECLAFFDTLTGLPNRRLLYDRLNQAIAQSKRDKRILAVRYLDLDNFKLVNDTLGHESGDCLLIEVTKRFRSCLREQDTLARIGGDEFVLLLQNLEEANQYKAVLERILRSAADPIILGDQHVMASISIGVTLYPQDAGDPATLLQHADEAMYQAKRDGKGKICLFDKENSTFKKC